A window of the Gemmatirosa kalamazoonensis genome harbors these coding sequences:
- the ftsE gene encoding cell division ATP-binding protein FtsE, protein MIRFTDVVKEYAKGGTALTGVSFNVAKGEFAFLTGPSGSGKSTLLKLAYFDEWPTRGEVETCGVRSSAAQRKDVPFLRRKLGIVFQDYRLLPDRTAEQNVAFALEVTGAPQDTIRDRAVRALAQVGLASKGTALPQELSGGERQRVAIARAVVNRPLVLLADEPTGNLDERAARGVLQLLQEINAAGTAVLMATHNLDLVRSVDMRVIELSRGAIAFDSGDGAPPAVERTS, encoded by the coding sequence GTGATCCGCTTCACCGACGTGGTGAAGGAGTACGCGAAGGGCGGCACCGCGCTCACGGGCGTGTCGTTCAACGTCGCGAAGGGGGAGTTCGCGTTCCTCACCGGCCCGAGCGGCTCGGGCAAGAGCACGCTGCTGAAGCTCGCGTACTTCGACGAGTGGCCGACGCGCGGTGAGGTGGAGACGTGCGGCGTGCGATCGTCGGCCGCGCAACGCAAGGACGTGCCGTTCCTGCGGCGGAAGTTGGGCATCGTGTTCCAGGACTACCGTCTGCTGCCCGACCGCACCGCGGAGCAGAACGTCGCGTTCGCGCTCGAGGTGACGGGCGCGCCCCAGGACACGATCCGCGACCGCGCGGTGCGCGCGCTCGCGCAGGTGGGGCTCGCGTCGAAGGGAACGGCGCTGCCGCAGGAGCTGTCCGGTGGCGAGCGGCAGCGCGTGGCGATCGCGCGCGCCGTGGTGAACCGGCCGCTCGTGCTGCTCGCCGACGAGCCGACGGGGAACCTGGACGAGCGCGCGGCGCGCGGCGTGCTGCAGCTGCTGCAGGAGATCAACGCCGCCGGCACCGCGGTGCTCATGGCGACGCACAACCTGGATCTCGTGCGCTCGGTGGACATGCGCGTGATCGAGCTGAGTCGCGGCGCGATCGCGTTCGACTCGGGCGACGGGGCGCCGCCGGCCGTGGAGCGGACCTCATGA
- a CDS encoding cell division protein FtsX: protein MRLALREMLHAFRRTPLLSILSVTTIAFSLFALGLFGLVAINLRDALGQVEERVEVRAFLTEGTPEATARAAAEELGRVPAVAAVTYVSPEAALARARRELGEFNDVWGSAVLPASLEVRLRAGQRDPASVQRVATRARQYPFVEDVRYGAEWVQKLYRLRTVATATGIALGAAFAAAAIIIVGATIRMAVLARSFEIQIMRLVGATDGFVRLPFLLDGAAKGILGGLLALLLTRIGFAVVDRWFVHVRFFDAGTAALGVLGGALLGLLGSAASVGRHLRLVGTERRRWR from the coding sequence ATGAGGCTCGCGCTGCGCGAGATGCTGCACGCGTTCCGGCGCACGCCGCTGCTCAGCATCCTGAGCGTGACCACGATCGCGTTCTCGCTGTTCGCGCTCGGGCTGTTCGGCCTCGTGGCGATCAACCTGCGCGACGCGCTCGGCCAGGTGGAGGAGCGTGTGGAGGTGCGCGCGTTCCTCACGGAAGGAACGCCGGAAGCGACGGCGCGCGCGGCGGCGGAGGAGCTGGGGCGCGTGCCGGCGGTGGCGGCGGTGACGTACGTGTCGCCCGAGGCGGCGCTCGCACGCGCGCGGCGCGAGCTCGGCGAGTTCAACGACGTGTGGGGGTCGGCGGTGCTGCCGGCGTCGCTCGAGGTGCGGCTGCGCGCGGGACAGCGCGACCCGGCGTCGGTGCAGCGCGTGGCGACGCGGGCGCGCCAGTACCCGTTCGTGGAGGACGTGCGCTACGGCGCGGAGTGGGTGCAGAAGCTCTATCGTCTGCGCACCGTGGCGACGGCGACGGGGATCGCGCTCGGCGCGGCGTTCGCCGCGGCGGCGATCATCATCGTCGGCGCGACGATCCGCATGGCGGTGCTCGCGCGGTCGTTCGAGATCCAGATCATGCGCCTCGTGGGCGCGACGGACGGCTTCGTGCGGCTGCCGTTCCTGCTCGACGGCGCGGCGAAGGGGATCCTCGGCGGGCTGCTCGCGCTGCTGCTCACGCGCATCGGGTTCGCGGTCGTCGACCGATGGTTCGTGCACGTGCGGTTCTTCGACGCGGGCACGGCGGCGTTAGGCGTGCTGGGCGGCGCGCTGCTCGGCCTTCTCGGAAGCGCCGCATCGGTGGGGCGGCACCTGCGGCTCGTGGGGACGGAGCGGCGGCGATGGCGGTGA
- a CDS encoding murein hydrolase activator EnvC family protein produces the protein MRVLQGTVHDLSEEVANLDRQADATARLVSGLDAQLASLDRDVQGATARLYVAQKELDGKTVSLQHRLVDIYKRGPLYTAEVLFSAASLGELVTRYKYLHELALRDRSLVRRVQQLRDDVLAQQSLLVRLRGELARNREEKSSEEQRLRSLQTERAASLAQARQQQDRTRARLAQIARDEARLTSVIASLEDARKRAEARPRAPAPAPSTLKPRASTASPAGTGTLAWPVNGSLLYRFGRVVNPNNTTTRWNGIGISAATGTVVRAVAAGTVVLAEPMGTYGLTVIVQHGGGDYSVYGSLARADVRKGATVAAGQALGTVGSADPDLPPHLHFEVRPGGRAVDPLTWLGKR, from the coding sequence ATGCGCGTGCTTCAGGGGACGGTGCACGACCTCAGCGAGGAGGTGGCGAACCTCGATCGACAGGCCGACGCGACGGCGCGGCTGGTATCGGGGCTGGACGCGCAGCTCGCGTCGCTCGACCGCGACGTGCAGGGCGCGACGGCGCGTCTGTACGTCGCGCAGAAGGAGCTGGACGGGAAGACCGTGTCGCTGCAGCACCGGCTCGTCGACATCTACAAGCGCGGCCCGCTGTACACCGCGGAGGTGCTGTTCTCGGCGGCGAGCCTGGGCGAGCTCGTGACGCGGTACAAGTACCTGCACGAGCTGGCGCTGCGCGACCGGTCGCTCGTGCGCCGCGTACAGCAGCTCCGCGACGACGTGCTCGCGCAGCAGTCGCTGCTGGTGCGCCTGCGCGGGGAGCTCGCGCGCAACCGCGAGGAGAAGTCGAGCGAGGAGCAGCGGCTCCGCTCGTTGCAGACGGAGCGCGCGGCAAGCCTCGCGCAGGCGCGCCAGCAGCAGGATCGGACGCGCGCGCGCCTCGCCCAGATCGCGCGCGACGAGGCCCGGCTGACGAGCGTGATCGCGTCGCTGGAGGACGCGCGGAAGCGCGCCGAGGCGCGGCCGAGGGCACCCGCGCCGGCGCCGAGCACACTGAAGCCGCGCGCGTCGACCGCGAGCCCGGCGGGGACCGGGACGCTGGCCTGGCCGGTGAACGGCTCCCTGCTCTACCGGTTCGGCCGTGTGGTGAACCCGAACAACACGACCACGCGGTGGAACGGCATCGGCATCTCGGCGGCGACGGGCACGGTGGTGCGCGCGGTGGCGGCGGGGACGGTGGTGCTCGCGGAGCCGATGGGCACGTACGGGCTCACGGTGATCGTGCAGCACGGGGGCGGCGACTACTCGGTGTACGGCTCGCTGGCGCGCGCGGACGTGCGGAAGGGCGCGACGGTCGCGGCGGGTCAGGCGCTCGGCACGGTGGGATCGGCGGACCCGGATCTGCCGCCGCATCTGCACTTCGAGGTGCGGCCGGGGGGGCGGGCGGTGGACCCGCTGACGTGGCTGGGGAAGCGATAG
- a CDS encoding deoxyribonuclease IV — translation MIPPHSDLLGAHVSTAGGLPQAPPRAKAIAATAMQVFTKQANRWAERECEADECTAYGSALAETDVRSAIAHDSYLINLASPDPTLRARSIDSFAAELRRCEALGLAFLVSHPGNYMDEREAGLARNADGIAEALERVPGKTVLCLETTAGTGTALGATFEELAAIIARLPAALQPRVGVCLDTCHVYSAGYDLVTDYDGVIARLDDTLGLARLRVLHLNDSKTKFASRRDRHELIAEGSLGEAPFRRIMTDDRLAGVPKVIETPKLDDATATDSRMLERLRSYAGTASAAAETQRV, via the coding sequence ATGATCCCGCCCCACTCCGACCTGCTCGGCGCCCACGTCTCCACCGCCGGCGGGCTTCCCCAGGCCCCCCCGCGCGCGAAGGCCATCGCCGCCACCGCGATGCAGGTCTTCACGAAGCAGGCGAACCGGTGGGCCGAGCGCGAGTGCGAGGCGGACGAATGCACCGCGTACGGCTCGGCCCTCGCCGAGACCGACGTGCGGTCGGCGATCGCCCACGACTCCTACCTCATCAACCTCGCGTCCCCGGACCCCACGCTCCGCGCGCGTTCGATCGACTCCTTCGCCGCGGAGCTGCGCCGGTGCGAGGCGCTGGGGCTCGCGTTCCTCGTGTCGCACCCGGGGAACTACATGGACGAGCGTGAGGCCGGTCTCGCGCGCAACGCCGACGGCATCGCCGAGGCGCTCGAGCGGGTACCGGGGAAGACGGTGCTCTGCCTGGAGACGACGGCCGGCACCGGGACCGCGCTCGGCGCGACGTTCGAGGAGCTCGCGGCGATCATCGCGCGGCTGCCCGCGGCGCTGCAGCCGCGCGTCGGCGTCTGCCTTGACACGTGCCACGTCTACTCGGCCGGCTACGACCTCGTGACCGACTACGACGGCGTCATCGCGCGCCTCGACGACACGCTCGGCCTGGCGCGGCTCCGCGTCCTGCACCTGAACGACTCGAAGACGAAGTTCGCCTCCCGCCGCGACCGGCACGAGCTGATCGCCGAGGGGTCGCTCGGCGAGGCGCCGTTCCGCCGGATCATGACCGACGACCGGCTCGCCGGCGTGCCGAAGGTCATCGAGACGCCGAAGCTCGACGACGCGACGGCGACCGACAGCCGGATGCTGGAGCGGCTGCGGAGCTACGCGGGGACGGCGAGCGCAGCCGCGGAGACGCAACGGGTGTAG
- a CDS encoding TolC family protein, with protein MRVVLGLSALAALGRPARAQTAPRPPAGPPPNASASALPSVAAGDSLRLTRRQAIAEALRNNPLIEVAREQTAQSRARRVTATAIPDPAFTASIDQQPQLFNLGRAAGQERNVGIGLDVPFPSRIRLAGRVATSDVRASESNAQLQSQLVAVGASAAYDSLLVARRIRDILIENVTLASDFLKRTQARYDAGTVPKLDVIRAQTDLAQARTDLIGSERDVANAQASLNRALGRVIGAPIAPLDSLEVPPPLPDSTTIERVALAARPELAILSSQQSGQRANTSLLKQFWLPDLTLGVSRDYAQPGSPVFTTGVALPLPTFYWQHTRGEIAESQHREQELAASYRDLRAQVTQDVRSAFANANTALKQALFIRDELLPSAREAFRVASVSYSLGGSSALEVLDTRRALQDAQSQLAQALADANTARADLERALGVSLASLPAQP; from the coding sequence ATGCGCGTCGTTCTCGGGCTGAGTGCGCTCGCCGCACTCGGTCGCCCCGCGCGTGCGCAGACCGCACCGCGCCCGCCTGCGGGGCCGCCGCCTAACGCGTCGGCCTCCGCGCTCCCATCCGTCGCCGCCGGCGACTCGCTGCGCCTGACGCGTCGCCAGGCGATCGCGGAAGCGCTCCGCAACAACCCGCTCATCGAGGTCGCCCGCGAGCAGACCGCGCAGTCGCGCGCGCGCCGGGTCACGGCCACCGCCATCCCCGACCCGGCGTTCACCGCGTCGATCGACCAGCAGCCGCAGCTCTTCAACCTCGGCCGCGCCGCCGGGCAGGAGCGCAACGTCGGGATCGGGCTCGACGTCCCGTTCCCGTCGCGCATCCGCCTCGCCGGTCGCGTCGCGACGTCGGACGTGCGGGCGTCGGAGTCGAACGCGCAGCTCCAGTCGCAGCTCGTCGCGGTCGGCGCGTCGGCAGCGTACGACTCGCTGCTCGTCGCGCGCCGGATCCGCGACATCCTGATCGAGAACGTGACGCTGGCGAGCGACTTCCTGAAGCGCACGCAGGCGCGCTACGACGCCGGCACGGTCCCGAAGCTCGATGTCATCCGCGCGCAGACCGACCTCGCGCAGGCGCGGACGGATCTCATCGGGAGCGAGCGCGACGTCGCGAACGCGCAGGCGTCGCTGAACCGCGCCCTCGGCCGCGTCATCGGCGCGCCGATCGCGCCACTCGACTCGCTCGAAGTGCCACCGCCGCTCCCCGACTCGACGACGATCGAGCGCGTGGCGCTCGCGGCACGGCCGGAGCTCGCGATCCTCTCCAGCCAGCAGAGCGGACAGCGCGCGAACACGAGCCTCCTGAAGCAGTTCTGGCTCCCCGATCTCACGCTCGGCGTGTCCCGCGACTACGCGCAGCCGGGATCGCCGGTGTTCACGACCGGCGTCGCGCTGCCGCTGCCGACGTTCTACTGGCAGCACACGCGCGGCGAGATCGCGGAGTCGCAGCACCGCGAGCAGGAGCTCGCCGCGTCGTACCGCGACCTCCGCGCCCAGGTCACGCAGGATGTCCGTTCGGCGTTCGCGAACGCGAACACGGCGCTGAAGCAGGCGCTGTTCATCCGCGACGAGCTGCTCCCCTCGGCGAGAGAAGCGTTCCGCGTGGCGAGCGTGAGCTACTCGCTCGGCGGCTCGTCGGCGCTCGAGGTGCTCGACACCCGGCGCGCCCTGCAGGACGCCCAGAGCCAGCTCGCGCAGGCGCTCGCCGACGCGAACACGGCGCGCGCCGATCTGGAACGCGCGTTAGGCGTGTCTCTCGCCTCCCTCCCCGCCCAGCCATGA
- a CDS encoding efflux RND transporter periplasmic adaptor subunit — protein sequence MTTPFFRSIRWVLLCAGVACSRTDAGPKDTGAATAATTGAAATTGSTGETVASHRGGFTLTAEQRARLHVATVQPTSYNRVVQATGTVAFNGDRSTPVLSPISGPALRIMVNPGAVVGRGAPLATVSSPDFATAVADFRKAESNYRNLKRIADLDQQLWNNDAIARRDLEQAQTDAAAAAADRDAAIEQIKSLGVGADQIAALTAGHSAGPLEAIIRAPIAGTVVEKLISPGQLLQAGSTQCFTIADLSTMWVMASVFAGDLGTVSVGEPVDVFTDASPRPIVGKVDYVAALVDPASKAVAVRVLVPNVGRALRKDMFVRVAIHASRPQTGIVIPSSAVLRDENNLPFVFVAAKDGSFNRRQITLGSQIGDAYEVPSGLAAGDAIVTDGALFLQFAESQ from the coding sequence ATGACCACGCCCTTCTTCCGCTCCATCCGGTGGGTGCTGCTCTGCGCCGGCGTGGCCTGCTCGCGGACCGATGCCGGGCCGAAGGACACCGGAGCCGCCACCGCTGCGACGACCGGCGCCGCCGCGACCACCGGCTCGACCGGCGAGACCGTGGCATCGCACCGCGGCGGGTTCACCCTCACGGCCGAGCAGCGCGCACGCCTGCACGTCGCCACCGTGCAGCCCACGTCGTACAACCGCGTCGTCCAGGCGACGGGCACGGTCGCGTTCAACGGCGACCGCTCGACGCCGGTGCTCTCGCCGATCTCCGGGCCCGCGCTGCGGATCATGGTGAACCCCGGCGCCGTCGTCGGGCGGGGTGCGCCGCTCGCCACGGTGTCGTCGCCCGACTTCGCCACCGCGGTCGCGGACTTCCGCAAGGCGGAGAGCAACTACCGCAACCTGAAGCGCATCGCCGACCTCGATCAGCAGCTCTGGAACAACGACGCCATCGCGCGGCGCGATCTCGAGCAGGCGCAGACCGACGCCGCGGCGGCCGCCGCCGACCGCGACGCGGCGATCGAGCAGATAAAATCGCTCGGCGTCGGCGCCGATCAGATCGCGGCGCTCACCGCGGGCCACTCCGCCGGGCCGCTCGAGGCGATCATCCGCGCGCCGATCGCCGGCACGGTCGTGGAGAAGCTGATCAGCCCCGGCCAGCTCCTGCAGGCGGGCAGCACGCAGTGCTTCACGATCGCCGACCTGTCGACGATGTGGGTGATGGCGAGCGTGTTCGCCGGCGATCTCGGCACGGTGTCGGTCGGCGAGCCGGTCGACGTGTTCACCGACGCGTCGCCGCGGCCGATCGTCGGCAAGGTCGACTACGTCGCGGCACTCGTCGATCCGGCGAGCAAGGCCGTCGCCGTCCGCGTGCTGGTGCCTAACGTCGGACGCGCGCTGCGGAAGGACATGTTCGTGCGCGTCGCGATCCACGCGTCGCGGCCGCAGACCGGCATCGTGATCCCGTCGTCCGCAGTGCTGCGCGACGAGAACAACCTGCCGTTCGTGTTCGTCGCGGCGAAAGACGGCTCGTTCAACCGACGACAGATCACGTTGGGCTCGCAGATCGGGGACGCGTACGAGGTGCCGTCCGGGCTCGCGGCGGGCGACGCGATCGTGACGGACGGCGCGCTCTTCCTGCAGTTCGCGGAGAGCCAATGA
- a CDS encoding efflux RND transporter permease subunit — translation MSEPRTRPPREPLPTESAEGRRGPIQRLVEASLDQRLLVALLAVAIIGVGIFSLYRLPVDAYPDVSPTGVELTAQWPGHAAEEVERLITVPLETELNGLPNIEVTRSVSLYGLSNVRVTFTDGTDLYFARQQVFERLSGVELPDGVAPEIEAPFSPSGLVYRYVLRSPDRSARELHVLQDWVLDKAYRAVPGVADVSSLGGETMQYQVQIDPTRLAGAGLAVGDVVDALNANNGNAGGGFYSQGGQFFYVRGLGRVATLEDIGNIVLTVRNGTPVLVKDVGTVQIGAAPRLGQFGFDAQDDAVEGVILMRTGEQAQVVLKRVEEKTRELNEHVLPKDVKVVPYYDRGDLVSLTTRTVADNLLRGILLVVVVLIFFLYDVRSGLIVAATIPLSLLVAFVCLDLRHIPANLLSIGAIDFGILVDGAVVMVENIYRQLARRHGTEYSIRDVILSAASEVNRPIVYAIAVIVAAFLPIYALSGASGKLFRPMADTTIFALLGALVLTLTVVPVLCAWGLKGGVVERRNRPFEWLRGHYTRALDWCLAHVRATVATSIALFVASLALAALLGGEFMPKLDEGALWVRATMPYTISFEESSGIVPQVRKILRSFPEVTVVTSEHGRDDAGTDPTGFFNAEFYVGLKPYREWHGLYRTKDELILAIQKKLAVYPGITFNYTQPAEDAVDEALTGLKASLDVKVFGTDLTLLEQKGREIKGVIERVRGINHVTLVQELGQPSLTVTANREKLSRYGLNVAAVNGLIEAAVGGVSATEVVQGERTFDLVVRLQPQFRETPEQIGNILIATPDGQQIPLREVADISLANGASFIYRQDNSRYIGVQYSVEGRDLASAVAEARRAVERQVKLPTGYATRWGGEFEEYTASRAEMNVVLPITVVLIFAILFVLYHNFKFPLITVGGVILSAPLGGLLALALTGTPLSVSAMIGFLALFGVSVQTAVVYISYANELRLGGFGIADATRAAALLRLRPIMMTALVAALGLLPAALSHGVGSDTQRPFAMVIVGGLFSRLLISVFLMPVLYLVTAREGDHLEV, via the coding sequence ATGAGCGAGCCGCGGACCCGCCCCCCGCGCGAGCCGCTGCCCACCGAGAGTGCCGAGGGACGACGAGGGCCGATCCAGCGACTGGTCGAGGCATCGCTCGACCAGCGGCTGCTCGTCGCGCTGCTCGCCGTCGCGATCATCGGCGTGGGCATCTTCTCGCTCTACCGGCTGCCCGTCGACGCGTACCCGGACGTCTCGCCGACCGGCGTCGAGCTCACCGCGCAGTGGCCCGGACATGCCGCCGAGGAGGTAGAGCGGCTCATCACGGTGCCGCTCGAGACGGAGCTGAACGGGCTGCCCAACATCGAGGTCACGCGCTCGGTGTCGCTGTACGGGCTGTCGAACGTGCGCGTGACGTTCACCGACGGCACGGACCTCTACTTCGCGCGCCAGCAGGTGTTCGAGCGGCTGAGCGGCGTCGAGCTGCCGGACGGCGTCGCGCCCGAGATCGAGGCGCCGTTCTCGCCGTCGGGGCTCGTCTACCGCTACGTGCTCCGGAGCCCGGACCGCAGCGCGCGCGAGCTGCACGTGCTGCAGGACTGGGTGCTCGACAAGGCGTACCGCGCCGTCCCCGGCGTCGCCGACGTGTCGTCGTTGGGCGGCGAGACGATGCAGTACCAGGTGCAGATCGACCCGACGCGCCTCGCCGGCGCGGGGCTCGCCGTCGGCGACGTGGTCGACGCGCTGAACGCGAACAACGGCAACGCGGGCGGCGGCTTCTACTCGCAGGGCGGGCAGTTCTTCTACGTGCGCGGGCTCGGCCGCGTCGCGACGCTGGAGGACATCGGCAACATCGTGCTCACCGTGCGCAACGGCACGCCCGTGCTCGTGAAGGACGTCGGCACCGTGCAGATCGGCGCCGCGCCGCGCCTCGGCCAGTTCGGCTTCGACGCGCAGGACGACGCGGTCGAGGGCGTGATCCTCATGCGCACCGGCGAGCAGGCGCAGGTGGTGCTCAAGCGCGTGGAGGAGAAGACGCGCGAGCTGAACGAGCACGTGCTGCCGAAGGATGTGAAGGTGGTGCCGTACTACGACCGCGGCGATCTCGTGAGCCTGACGACGCGCACGGTGGCGGACAACCTCCTGCGCGGCATCCTGCTCGTCGTCGTGGTGCTGATCTTCTTCCTGTACGACGTGCGGTCGGGGCTCATCGTCGCGGCGACGATCCCGCTGTCGCTGCTCGTCGCGTTCGTGTGCCTCGACCTGCGCCACATCCCGGCGAACCTGCTGTCGATCGGCGCCATCGACTTCGGCATCCTCGTCGACGGCGCGGTGGTGATGGTGGAGAACATCTACCGCCAGCTCGCGCGACGACACGGCACCGAGTACAGCATCCGCGACGTCATCCTCTCCGCCGCGTCGGAGGTGAACCGGCCGATCGTGTACGCGATCGCCGTCATCGTCGCGGCGTTCCTGCCGATCTACGCGCTGTCCGGCGCGTCCGGGAAGCTGTTCCGGCCGATGGCCGACACGACGATCTTCGCGCTGCTCGGCGCGCTCGTGCTCACGCTCACCGTGGTACCCGTGCTCTGCGCGTGGGGACTCAAGGGCGGCGTGGTGGAACGGCGGAACCGCCCGTTCGAGTGGCTCCGCGGCCATTACACGCGCGCGCTCGACTGGTGTCTGGCGCACGTGCGCGCGACGGTCGCGACGTCCATCGCGCTGTTCGTCGCATCGCTCGCCCTCGCCGCGCTGCTCGGCGGCGAGTTCATGCCGAAGCTCGACGAGGGCGCGCTGTGGGTGCGCGCGACGATGCCGTACACGATCTCGTTCGAGGAGTCGTCGGGCATCGTGCCGCAGGTGCGGAAGATCCTGCGCAGCTTCCCCGAGGTCACCGTCGTCACGTCGGAGCACGGGCGCGACGACGCGGGCACCGATCCGACGGGCTTCTTCAACGCGGAGTTCTACGTCGGCCTGAAGCCGTACCGCGAGTGGCACGGGCTCTATCGCACGAAGGACGAGCTGATCCTCGCGATCCAGAAGAAGCTCGCCGTCTATCCCGGCATCACGTTCAACTACACGCAGCCGGCCGAGGACGCCGTGGACGAGGCGCTCACCGGGTTGAAGGCGTCGCTCGACGTGAAGGTGTTCGGCACGGACCTCACGCTGCTCGAGCAGAAGGGGCGCGAGATCAAGGGCGTGATCGAGCGCGTGCGCGGGATCAACCACGTCACCCTCGTGCAGGAGCTCGGGCAGCCCAGCCTCACCGTCACGGCGAACCGCGAGAAGCTCTCGCGCTACGGGCTGAACGTCGCCGCGGTGAACGGCCTGATCGAGGCCGCGGTCGGCGGCGTCTCCGCAACGGAGGTCGTCCAGGGGGAGCGCACGTTCGACCTCGTGGTGCGGTTGCAGCCGCAGTTCCGCGAGACGCCGGAGCAGATCGGCAACATCCTGATCGCCACGCCCGACGGACAGCAGATCCCGCTGCGCGAGGTGGCCGACATCTCGCTCGCGAACGGCGCGTCGTTCATCTACCGCCAGGACAACTCGCGCTACATCGGCGTCCAGTACTCGGTGGAGGGACGCGACCTGGCGAGCGCGGTGGCCGAGGCGCGCCGCGCGGTGGAGCGGCAGGTGAAGCTGCCCACGGGCTACGCGACGCGCTGGGGCGGCGAGTTCGAGGAGTACACCGCGTCGCGCGCGGAGATGAACGTGGTGCTGCCGATCACGGTGGTGCTGATCTTCGCGATCCTGTTCGTGCTGTACCACAACTTCAAGTTCCCGCTCATCACGGTCGGCGGCGTGATCCTTTCGGCGCCGCTCGGCGGGCTGCTCGCGCTCGCCCTCACCGGCACGCCGCTGTCGGTATCGGCGATGATCGGCTTCCTCGCCCTGTTCGGCGTCTCGGTGCAGACGGCAGTCGTCTACATCTCCTACGCGAACGAGCTGCGACTCGGCGGGTTCGGCATTGCCGACGCGACGCGGGCGGCGGCGCTGCTGCGGCTGCGGCCGATCATGATGACGGCGCTGGTGGCCGCGCTCGGCCTGCTCCCGGCGGCGCTCTCGCACGGGGTGGGGTCGGACACTCAGCGGCCGTTCGCCATGGTGATCGTGGGCGGGCTGTTCTCCCGGCTCCTCATCAGCGTCTTCCTCATGCCGGTGCTGTATCTCGTGACGGCCCGCGAGGGGGACCATCTGGAAGTCTGA